Proteins from a genomic interval of Capsicum annuum cultivar UCD-10X-F1 chromosome 4, UCD10Xv1.1, whole genome shotgun sequence:
- the LOC124898049 gene encoding ribulose bisphosphate carboxylase large chain-like, producing the protein MFTSIVSNVFGFKALRALRLEDLRVPPAYIKTFQGPSHGIQVERDKLNKYSRPLLGCTIKPKLGLSAKNYGRAVYECLRGGLDFTQDDENVNSQPFIRWRDRFFFSPIKLLDSKLSCDQDGEKEFYYPGF; encoded by the coding sequence ATGTTTACTTCCATTGTAAGTAATGTATTTGGATTCAAAGCCTTGCGCGCTCTACGTCTGGAAGATCTGCGAGTCCCTCCTGCTTATATTAAAACTTTTCAAGGTCCGTCTCATGGGATTCAGGTTGAAAGAGATAAATTGAACAAGTACAGTCGTCCTCTGTTGGGATGTACTATTAAACCTAAATTGGGGTTATCTGCTAAAAACTACGGTAGAGCTGTTTATGAATGTCTTCGCGGCGGACTTGATTTTACCCAAGATGATGAGAACGTGAACTCACAACCATTTATACGTTGGAGAGATCGTTTCTTTTTTTCCCCCATTAAATTGTTAGATTCTAAACTTTCGTGTGACCAAGATGgagaaaaagaattttattatCCAGGCTTCTAG